One part of the Aspergillus luchuensis IFO 4308 DNA, chromosome 5, nearly complete sequence genome encodes these proteins:
- a CDS encoding uncharacterized protein (COG:I;~EggNog:ENOG410PNHB;~InterPro:IPR029058,IPR013094;~go_function: GO:0016787 - hydrolase activity [Evidence IEA]), whose amino-acid sequence MLPQYRLSMEENASFPAALKDGITACVYILENLGLEPQNIILSGDLAGGNLVLSMIRYLVEEKKNGTEALPLPAAALLWSPWLD is encoded by the coding sequence ATGCTGCCGCAGTATCGCCTCTCCATGGAAGAAAATGCCTCGTTTCCTGCTGCCCTGAAAGATGGGATCACGGCTTGTGTGTATATTCTCGAGAATCTGGGTTTAGAGCCTCAGAATATAATCCTGTCCGGTGATTTGGCGGGCGGGAATCTTGTCCTCTCCATGATTAGATATTTggtcgaggagaagaaaaatgggACGGAGGCGTTACCATTGCCTGCGGCTGCGTTGTTATGGAGTCCGTGGTTGGATTGA
- the SPE1 gene encoding type III PLP-dependent enzyme (BUSCO:EOG09261V03;~COG:E;~EggNog:ENOG410PGWB;~InterPro:IPR022644,IPR022643,IPR022653,IPR002433, IPR029066,IPR022657,IPR009006,IPR000183;~PFAM:PF00278,PF02784;~go_function: GO:0003824 - catalytic activity [Evidence IEA];~go_process: GO:0006596 - polyamine biosynthetic process [Evidence IEA]) encodes MVMAPTACVPAEVCTPKYYQEKQDHNLNWDHGQFSNHGGDDISQSRLAAKELVLDILKKRAAEVNVDSCAPGEEDAFYVADMGEIYRQHLRWKMNLSRVRPFYAVKCNPDPEILRLMAKLGNGFDCASKAEIDMALDTGIDPSRIIYAQPCKTKSYLRYAAQVGVKQMTFDNADELYKIKANYPDAELYLRILTDDSNSLCQFSMKFGASLDVARQLLELAHQLELKVVGVSFHVGSGAEDPKAFLKAVQDARLVFDQAAEIGHELHTLDVGGGFSQDTFEKFAGVLSEALDTYFPPSIRVIAEPGRYYVANAFTLAANIIARREVRDPEDPTNDAYMLYLNDGVYGNFSNIIFDHQHPVAQVLTCASAANSPYAATSGGVTYSIWGPTCDGIDVISKRIELPALLEVGDWLYFEEMGAYTKCSATRFNGFSDNHEVIYISSEAGASALLEY; translated from the exons ATGGTTATGGCACCGACTGCTTGTGTACCTGCTGAAGTATGCACTCCTAAATACTACCAGGAGAAACAAGACCATAATCTCAATTGGGATCATGGTCAATTCAGCAATCATGGAGGGGACGACATATCGCAATCCAGGTTGGCTGCCAAGGAACTAGTCTTGGACATCCTGAAGAAGCGCGCAGCCGAGGTCAATGTGGACAGCTGCGCGCCGGGAGAGGAGGACGCGTTTTACGTGGCAGATATGGGGGAGATCTACCGCCAGCATCTGCGCTGGAAAATGAACTTGAGCCGTGTTCGGCCTTTCTACG CGGTCAAGTGCAACCCGGACCCGGAGATCCTTCGCCTCATGGCTAAACTCGGAAACGGTTTTGATTGTGCGTCCAAGGCGGAGATCGACATGGCCCTTGACACCGGCATCGACCCGAGCCGCATCATCTACGCGCAGCCCTGCAAGACCAAGTCCTATCTGCGCTACGCGGCCCAGGTGGGCGTCAAGCAGATGACTTTCGACAACGCCGATGAGCTGTACAAGATCAAGGCCAACTATCCGGACGCTGAGCTTTATCTGCGCATCCTTACGGATGACTCGAACAGTTTGTGCCAATTCAGCATGAAATTCGGAGCTTCCCTGGACGTTGCTCGCCAGCTCCTTGAATTGGCGCACCAGCTCGAGCTCAAGGTTGTTGGCGTGAGCTTTCACGTCGGATCGGGCGCTGAGGATCCTAAGGCTTTCTTGAAGGCCGTGCAGGACGCGCGCCTCGTGTTCGACCAAGCCGCAGAGATTGGCCATGAACTGCACACTTTGGATGTCGGCGGAGGTTTCTCCCAGGACACGTTCGAGAAATTCGCCGGCGTTCTGAGCGAGGCGTTGGACACCTACTTTCCGCCTAGCATCCGGGTCATTGCCGAACCGGGTCGCTACTATGTTGCCAATGCGTTCACTCTGGCAGCCAACATCATCGCTCGCCGTGAGGTGCGCGACCCGGAGGACCCGACCAATGACGCCTATATGCTGTATCTCAACGACGGGGTGTATGGAAATTTCTCCAACATCATTTTtgaccaccagcaccccGTGGCTCAGGTCCTGACCTGCGCATCGGCCGCGAACTCCCCTTATGCTGCGACTTCGGGGGGTGTCACGTACTCCATCTGGGGGCCGACCTGTGACGGCATTGACGTTATCTCCAAGCGCATTGAGCTGCCAGCTCTGCTGGAAGTTGGAGATTGGCTTTACTTCGAGGAGATGGGAGCCTACACCAAGTGTAGCGCGACCCGCTTCAACGGCTTTTCGGACAACCACGAGGTGATTTACATCTCCAGCGAAGCCGGGGCTTCTGCGCTCCTCGAGTACTAG
- a CDS encoding uncharacterized protein (COG:S;~EggNog:ENOG410PZ3A), with translation MLSVDSLLSRDRLKDERNAFLVPFSTHDISDESAYEFDAPDAEYIHDSVTEKRRHAVYYHRPPVWCPIRPSRTSSFSGSTSSWGTKETCSDQAADDSEMPEDAYSCIADGCDATAALADGVSGTETNQSQSDQETIILHDWPTRDRPQTWQQLGTVRKYTLPDWRTSVKPYPSRVLLQSSVCHKGKGSPGRLQAYKDIRLGLDETQPIHEGSLVICVDPAYTLSDHDKPRSDEFDLVSGHIFVVCRLYSDLWALCASASPPQPEKVSGETISTEPMRLAFLPLCAVTLAANFSAFNQRCIYYAHDKSDEPRYPGNGLPVMPPPRTSSLSDGKQISRGNRRHIAFPEVVYDTFNRVPFERRDPDFAPADSSLENVLSNLTDRGSRRLQRLGNRMSIRKLWSESKRPALGNTENQLSPSSGYLGEPAVLGAMQHHSSLQRRDSLRSQRLRSFIRVAR, from the exons ATGCTTAGCGTCGACTCCCTTCTCAGCAGGGATCGACTCAAAGATGAAAGAAACGCCTTTCTAGTACCCTTCTCAACTCATGACATTTCAGATGAATCCGCCTATGAGTTTGATGCACCTGATGCAGAGTATATCCATGACTCGGTGACCGAAAAGCGCCGCCATGCCGTATACTATCACCGGCCTCCCGTCTGGTGCCCTATCCGGCCTTCAAGAACATCGAGTTTCTCTGGAAGCACAAGCAGCTGGGGTACAAAGGAAACGTGCAGTGACCAAGCAGCTGATGATAGTGAGATGCCGGAAGATGCATATTCTTGCATCGCTGATGGCTGTGACGCTACCGCTGCATTGGCAGATGGAGTATCTGGCACAGAAACCAACCAGTCGCAGTCTGATCAGGAGACCATTATCCTT CATGACTGGCCCACTCGTGATAGGCCACAGACATGGCAACAATTGGGTACCGTGAGGAAATACACTCTGCCAGACTGGCGAACCTCCGTGAAACCTTATCCGAGCCGGGTGCTATTGCAGAGCTCCGTCTGTCACAAAGGGAAAGGCAGTCCTGGACGATTGCAAGCATACAAGGACATACGTTTAGGGTTGGATGAGACGCAGCCCATCCACGAAGGATCACTTGTGATTTGCGTTGATCCTGCATACACCTTGTCCGATCATGATAAACCACGATCTGATGAGTTCGATCTGGTTAGCGGGCATATATTTGTTGTCTGCCGTCTGTATTCCGATTTATGGGCTCTCTGTGCCAGTGCTTCGCCGCCTCAGCCGGAGAAGGTCTCCGGTGAGACAATATCAACTGAGCCTATGCGACTAGCATTCTTGCCACTCTGCGCAGTGACGCTAGCCGCAAATTTCAGCGCATTCAATCAGAGATGCATCTATTATGCTCATGATAAGTCAGACGAGCCTAGGTACCCTGGAAATGGGCTGCCGGTTATGCCTCCTCCACGGACTTCTAGCCTCAGCGATGGCAAGCAAATCTCCCGCGGAAACAGACGCCACATCGCCTTTCCAGAGGTAGTCTACGATACTTTCAATCGCGTCCCTTTCGAACGTCGCGATCCAGATTTTGCCCCAGCAGACTCTTCCCTGGAGAATGTGCTTTCTAACCTGACCGACCGAGGAAGTCGTCGACTCCAGCGCTTAGGCAACCGTATGTCAATCCGGAAGCTCTGGAGCGAATCTAAAAGACCTGCTCTGGGAAATACCGAGAACCAATTGTCCCCTTCATCTGGGTACCTTGGAGAACCGGCAGTGCTGGGTGCAATGCAGCATCATTCAAGCCTGCAGAGGCGCGATTCTCTGAGAAGCCAGAGGCTGAGGAGTTTTATCCGGGTTGCCCGGTAA
- a CDS encoding protein N-lysine methyltransferase family protein (COG:A;~EggNog:ENOG410PQ0E;~InterPro:IPR029063,IPR019410;~PFAM:PF10294,PF13847): protein MVYYIRFLKTPRFQKQKPGSISVSALICITTDLGDDFLAQDVNLLVTLSLSDSGKILYQEPLSWKAGRRELPVMLGPFSASISQQTIVLGVTATSPQKRSPSPDRLLGNSSLPLVMSAWSAPFGGSPSSVAEKLVERRFGPKDRLGLRIWEETGNSIARHIWDAAVASVVYLQQIVTGDPAVSVPLLQGLLRGERNSPLHVLELGSGCGVVGIALAELLPQCSVVLTDLPEVEEIVTQNIAVAKPADSSELEFRTLDWDEELPSDLCGGSIDLVLVSDCTYNADSLPALVSVLSRLVQLSPEVVILVALKRRHESESIFFDLMQSAGLHNLHLDQKQLPSQHGQCDEIELRCYGRERNVSSI, encoded by the exons ATGGTTTACTATATTCGTTTCCTCAAGACCCCGAGGTTTCAGAAACAGAAACCCGGGTCTATATCCGTCTCCGCTCTAATTTGCATCACTACAGACCTGGGAGACGATTTTCTTGCACAAGATGTGAATTTGCTTGTAACACTGAGTCTCAGTGACTCTGGTAAAATTCTGTATCAGGAACCATTGAGCTGGAAGGCTGGAAGGCGCGAGCTTCCAGTAATGCTCGGGCCCTTTTCTGCCAGTATTTCTCAGCAGACAATCGTCCTAGGCGTGACGGCCACAAGTCCGCAGAAGCGGTCTCCCTCACCAGATCGCTTGCTGGGCAATTCCAGTCTTCCTTTAGTCATGTCAGCCTGGAGCGCACCTTTTGGTGGGTCGCCGTCCTCGGTAGCAGAGAAGCTTGTTGAGAGACGCTTTGGACCTAAGGATCGCCTAGGCTTGAGGATTTGGGAAGAGACTGGGAACAGCATAGCTCGGCATATCTG GGATGCGGCGGTGGCTTCGGTCGTATACCTTCAGCAGATAGTGACTGGAGACCCTGCAGTCTCTGTGCCATTGTTGCAGGGTCTTCTTCGCGGCGAACGcaactctcctctccatGTTCTCGAACTAGGATCAGGGTGTGGCGTTGTAGGGATTGCTCTTGCAGAGCTTCTCCCTCAGTGTTCTGTAGTACTTACTGATCTACCCGAGGTGGAGGAAATTGTGACACAGAACATAGCTGTTGCGAAACCGGCCGATTCCTCTGAGCTCGAGTTCCGCACCCTTGACTGGGATGAAGAACTTCCGAGTGACTTGTGCGGTGGCTCGATAGATCTTGTTCTAGTGTCGGACTGTACCTATAATGCAGACAGCTTGCCCGCGCTGGTTTCAGTATTAAGCCGGTTAGTGCAACTGTCGCCCGAGGTTGTCATTTTGGTGGCATTGAAGAGACGTCATGAAAGCGAGTCTATCTTCTTCGACCTGATGCAGTCTGCTGGGCTCCACAATTTGCACCTAGATCAGAAGCAACTCCCATCACAACATGGTCAATGTGACGAGATTGAATTGCGTTGTTACGGCCGAGAAAGGAATGTTTCATCAATATAA
- a CDS encoding uncharacterized protein (COG:H;~EggNog:ENOG410PFU1;~InterPro:IPR027417,IPR003495;~PFAM:PF02492): MPPIPITILTGFLGSGKTTLLLNLIPQLPPTYRLALLKNEFGDVAIDSQLASTSSISGVRELLNGCICCNLVGQLSDALFQLLDEVKPDRIVIETSGSAFPATLAMEVNRLAREHPGTFSLDGVISVIDVENWEGYEDTSYTAKLQARYTDLIVFNKWEAAGEMKFEICLDRVGDLEVETPWVKSEKGRVDKDVLLGIDGALFGEEGVDGVDGHGHSHGDGEGHKHEHGHQSEVEVLSVTLKAKEDGAVVDTKALVEKLLRAANKEEVYRIKGVMRCSTAAPPAASEEEEEQQKAGQSVAVDADGPAARHYILNWAFGRWTFTPSDVVAETADPAVAARITFILARYESGKWKKRLEAGGLVQVAEGSTSEGAELVVERLV; encoded by the coding sequence AtgccccccatccccataaCAATCCTAACCGGCTTCCTGGGCAGCGGCAAAACGACCCTCCTTCTAAACCTCATCCCGCAACTCCCCCCAACCTACCGCCTCGCACTCCTCAAAAACGAATTTGGCGATGTAGCAATTGACTCCCAGCTcgcatccacctcctcaatcaGCGGCGTGCGCGAACTGCTCAACggctgcatctgctgcaACCTCGTCGGTCAGCTCAGCGAcgcgctcttccagctcctcgacGAAGTGAAGCCCGACCGCATCGTCATCGAGACATCCGGGTCCGCATTCCCTGCGACCCTAGCAATGGAAGTCAATCGGCTTGCGCGCGAACACCCGGGCACATTCAGCTTGGATGGAGTGATTAGCGTGATTGATGTGGAGAATTGGGAGGGGTATGAGGATACGAGTTATACGGCGAAACTGCAGGCGCGGTATACGGATCTGATTGTGTTTAACAAGTGGGAGGCGGCCGGAGAGATGAAGTTTGAGATCTGTTTGGATCGGGTGGGTGATTTGGAGGTTGAGACGCCGTGGGTGAAGAGTGAGAAGGGACGGGTGGATAAGGATGTGTTGTTGGGAATTGATGGGGCGttgtttggggaggagggggtggatggggtggatgggCATGGACATAgccatggagatggggaggggcaTAAGCATGAACATGGACATCAGTCCGAGGTGGAGGTGCTGTCGGTTACgttgaaggcgaaggaggatggGGCTGTGGTGGATACCAAGGCATTGGTGGAGAAGCTGTTGCGCGCGGCGAACAAGGAAGAGGTGTATCGGATCAAGGGCGTCATGCGGTGCTCGACTGCTGCGCCGCCGGCTGcgtcggaggaagaggaagagcagcagaaggcgGGCCAATCGGTGGCTGTGGATGCGGATGGCCCGGCAGCAAGACACTATATCCTGAACTGGGCCTTTGGGCGCTGGACGTTCACGCCGTCTGATGTGGTGGCCGAGACGGCCGATCCTGCGGTGGCGGCTAGAATTACTTTCATCCTGGCCCGGTATGAGTCGGgcaagtggaagaagaggctggAGGCGGGTGGCCTGGTTCAGGTCGCGGAGGGAAGTACTAGTGAGGGGGCGGAGTTGGTGGTTGAGAGACTGGTCTAG
- a CDS encoding uncharacterized protein (COG:T;~EggNog:ENOG410PWKG;~InterPro:IPR000719,IPR011009;~PFAM:PF07714,PF00069;~go_function: GO:0004672 - protein kinase activity [Evidence IEA];~go_function: GO:0005524 - ATP binding [Evidence IEA];~go_process: GO:0006468 - protein phosphorylation [Evidence IEA]) — protein MRRFERIYDVVEPFEEYRQGGYHPVHLHDVLLHRYEVIGKIAYGQYSTVWLAKDQLKNSQQVVLKILKAEASQDNNRELSILLTLSDSNIDHPGKKQIVELLDHFYTKGPNGTHLCLVFPTTISDGAALTVSGSPREVSYIRAISRQLLLGLDFLHQSGIVHCDLQPANILFSMAGGTDMEALLQPPEFSPVKWLGGVTVDDSAPEYLVPSQKRRGQLSDAHFPTLEVRIGDFGGGKIRMSVSNFVWTASLRLTLAQYVQYCDEKPVTPLGLRAPELFRKTRDTSIDTTLDIWALGCLIFALATNEPLFPLDTFGITREEIDNDHGILIEKRLGSNNQDGDFAEYLRERLPENFGAKNAESLASFLLLMLQIDPRERLSAEQLLQTPFMTDDC, from the exons ATGCGCCGCTTCGAAAGAATCTACGATGTGGTAGAGCCTTTTGAAGAATATCGTCAAGGGGGATACCATCCTGTGCATCTTCACGATGTGCTCCTCCATAGATACGAAGTTATTGGGAAGATAGCATATGGCCAATACTCGACGGTGTGGCTTGCAAAGGACCAACTAAA AAATTCACAACAAGTGGTACTGAAAATACTAAAAGCAGAAGCATCCCAAGACAACAACAGGGAGCTTTCAATCCTTCTTACCCTCTCAGATTCCAATATAGATCATCCtggaaagaaacaaataGTTGAACTACTCGATCATTTCTACACCAAAGGACCGAACGGAACTCACTTGTGCCTTGTTTTCCCTACGACGATATCTGACGGGGCAGCATTGACGGTCAGTGGAAGTCCGCGTGAAGTCAGCTACATACGGGCTATTTCTCGTCAGCTTTTGCTGGGACTTGACTTCCTACATCAGTCAGGCATTGTACACTGTG ATCTTCAACCGGCAAATATCCTGTTTTCAATGGCTGGGGGTACAGACATGGAGGCGTTATTACAGCCTCCTGAGTTCAGTCCCGTGAAGTGGTTGGGAGGAGTTACTGTAGATGACAGCGCTCCTGAGTATCTGGTGCCTAGCCAAAAGCGAAGAGGCCAGTTGAGTGATGCACATTTCCCAACACTGGAGGTCAGGATTGGGGATTTTGGCGGAGGTAAGATACGCATGTCTGTATCGAATTTTGTCTGGACAGCTTCACTGAGGCTTACACTAGCTCAATATGTTCAATACTGTGATGAAAAACCAGTGACACCTTTGGGCTTGCGCGCACCTGAGCTGTTTAGGAAGACCCGGGATACTTCAATTGATACTACGCTGGACATCTGGGCATTGGGATGTTTG ATATTCGCACTAGCGACGAATGAGCCACTGTTCCCTCTGGACACGTTCGGCATCACACGAGAGGAGATAGACAATGACCACGGTATTCTCATTGAGAAACGACTCGGTTCGAACAACCAGGACGGGGACTTCGCAGAATACCTACGCGAACGGTTACCTGAGAATTTTGGTGCTAAGAATGCGGAGAGCCTCGCCTCGTTCCTTCTACTTATGTTGCAAATAGACCCTCGCGAACGTTTATCAGCAGAACAGCTACTTCAGACACCCTTTATGACGGATGATTGCTGA
- a CDS encoding putative 2-hydroxychromene-2-carboxylate isomerase (COG:O;~EggNog:ENOG410PPBF;~InterPro:IPR036249,IPR014440,IPR001853;~PFAM:PF01323;~go_function: GO:0016491 - oxidoreductase activity [Evidence IEA]), with protein sequence MAVPRINVYLDVVSPFGYIAFTVLKNSPVFAKCNITYIPIFLGGIMQACGNTAPMKIKNKDKWSEKERRRWSRYFNVPIVQTAPEGFPPRTLSTQRALCAISQKHPDKLVPAFEALYHLFWVEGNANIAQPECFGPVLEGVLGKDVAQSVLADMEHGDIKAALIANTDRAFKSGAFGIPWFECTNDKGETDTFWGVDHLGQVAEFLGLDIKLDKGFRACL encoded by the exons ATGGCTGTGCCGCGTATAAACGTCTACTTAGACGTAGTCAGTCCTTTCGGCTATATCGCCTTCACTGTACTAAAG AACTCTCCCGTTTTTGCCAAATGCAACATCACGTATATCCCTATTTTCCTGGGTGGTATCATGCAAGCATGCGGGAATACTGCTCCTATGAAGATCAAGA ATAAGGATAAATGGAGTGAAAAAGAGCGTCGCCGTTGGTCTCGCTATTTCAACGTTCCAATTGTCCAGACAGCCCCCGAAGGCTTCCCGCCACGGACGCTGAGCACCCAGCGTGCGCTCTGTGCAATTTCCCAGAAACACCCGGACAAGCTTGTACCAGCCTTCGAGGCGCTCTATCACTTGTTCTGGGTAGAGGGTAATGCGAACATTGCGCAGCCTGAATGCTTCGGTCCGGTGCTTGAAGGGGTACTCGGAAAGGACGTGGCACAGTCGGTGTTGGCCGAT ATGGAACATGGAGACATCAAGGCAGCCTTGATAGCCAACACTGATCGAGCATTTAAATCAGGCGCATTTGGCATACCTTGGTTTGAGTGCACCAACGACAAAGGCGAAACTGACACGTTCTGGGGAGTGGACCATCTAGGACAGGTTGCGGAATTCTTGGGACTGGATATCAAGTTGGACAAGGGGTTTAGAGCTTGTTTGTGA